Below is a genomic region from Pseudomonas berkeleyensis.
CCTTGATCTGGAAGCCCAGAAAACTCTTGTGCAGCAGCACCCTCACCGCCACCAGGGCCAGCAGCGCCAGATACAGGCCGCCATGCAGGCGCCCGTCCTCGCTGACCAGCGGCAGGCGGCTGGCATCGCCGAACATCGCCGATTCGGGGAAGTTGAAACCGGCGGGGTCTTTCAGCGGCCCATGCACGAAGAACAGCAGCAGGTTCAGCGCGATGTAGTTGAGCATGATGCTGGTGAGGATTTCGTTGGCGTTGAACTGCGTACGCAGCCAGGCGGTGAGCCCGGCCCACGCCGCGCCCGCGCAGGTGCCGGCCAGCACCACCCAGGCCAGTGCCCAGCGGCTTTCCCAGTCGATCAGTTGCAGGGCCATGGCGCTGCCGGCCAGGGCGCCGATCAGCAACTGGCCTTCGGCACCGATGTTCCAGATGCGCGCCTGGTAGGCGACTGCCAAGCCGAGGGCGCAGAGCAGGATCGGCAGTGCCTTGACCAGCAGTTCGGACACGCCGTACCCGTCGCTGACCGGCGCGATCAGCAGCGTATGCAGGGTCTCCAGCGGGTCATGGCCAAGCAGGGCGAACAGCAGTACGCCGCTCACCAGGGTCAGGGCTGCGGCCAGCAGCGGCGACAGCCAGAGCATGGGGCGCGACTCTTGGCCGCGCGGTTCCAGGGATAACAGCATGACGGGCTCCGTCAGCAGGCCGCAGCGGCGGCGGGTTGATCGAATTCACCGGCCATCCAGCGGCCGACTTCCACGGTGGATACCTGCGCTGTCTCGGCCAGCGGCGACAGGCGCCCGCTGCACAGTGCGCCGATGCGGTCGCTGATCTGGAACAGCTCGTCGAGGTCTTCGGAGATCACCAGGATCGCCGCGCCGGCATCGCGCAGGGCGATCAGCGCGCGGTGGATGGCCGCAGCGGCGCCGACGTCCACGCCCCAGGTCGGGTGCGCGGCCACCAGCAGTTTCGGGTTCTGCAGAATCTCGCGCCCCAGGATGAACTTCTGCAGATTGCCGCCGGACAGGCTTCGCGCCGCCGTATCGGCATCCGGCGTCTTCACCGCGAAGCGCTGGATGATCTGCTCGGCCAGCGCACGTACCTTGCTGCGCTGCACCAGGCCGCCCTTGACCAGGCCCTGGCCGAAGGCGGTGAGCAGGGCGTTGTCCACCAGGCTCATCTCCGGCACCGCACCGTGGCCGAGGCGTTCGGCCGGCACGAAAGCCAGGCCCAGCTGGCGCCGCGCATTAGGGTGCAGATTGGCCACTGGCGCGCTATCCAGGCTGACCCGCTCGCGTTCGCCACGGGGCAGGCGGGTTTCGCCGCTGAGCAGCGCGAGCAGCTCGTCCTGGCCATTGCCGGCCACGCCGGCGATACCGACGATCTCGCCACTGCGTACTTCCAGACGAATACGTTCGAGCGAGCAGCCGAAGGGATCGGGGTTGTGCCAGCTGAGGTCGTCGACACGCAGGCGTGGCAGGCCGCCGCTGACTTTCGGGTAGCTGCTTTCCAGGCCCTCGGCATCACCGACCATCAGCCGCGCCAACTCCAGGTCGCTGCATTCTGCCGGCACGCAATGGCCGGACACCCGCCCGCCGCGCAGCACCGTGGCGCTCTGACACAGCGCGCGCACCTCGCCGAGCTTGTGGCTGATGAAGAGGATGCTGCAGCCTTCGGCGGCCAGGCGGCGCAGGGTGACGAACAGCTCATCGGCCTCCTGCGGGGTGAGCACCGAGGTGGGCTCGTCGAGGATCAGCAGTTTGATGTCCTGCATCAGGCAACGCACGATCTCCACCCGCTGGCGCTCGCCGATGGACAGGCTGTGTACCAGGCGGGTCGGCTCCAGCGCCATGCCGTAGCGTTGCGACACCTCGCGAATCTTCGGCTCCAACTGCTTCGGCGTGCCGGCATCCGCCCCCATCGCCAGGGCGATGTTCTCGGCGACGCTCAGGGTCTCGAACAGCGAGAAATGCTGGAACACCATACCGATGCCCAGGTTGCGTGCCATGGCCGGGTCGCGCATCGTGAGCCGCTCGCCCTGCCAGCGGATTTCACCGCTACTGGGCTGGGTCACACCGTAGATGACCTTCATCAGCGTGCTCTTGCCGGCACCGTTCTCACCCAGCAGGGCGCGGATCTCGCCGGGGGCGATGGCCAGGTCGATACGGTCGTTGGCCAGGCAGCCGGGGTATTGCTTGCTGATGGCTGTCAGCTGCAGGCGCGGGGCATCAGGTGAGGCGGACATGGGAAACGCTCATGGCAATAACTGAGCGGGGCTAAAGCAAAAACCTGGCCAGGAGGTCAGAAAAGCCAGGCGAGCCTATTCGCGCCTGTCGCCCGATTTGATCCATGCGCGGGATTGGTGCGCGCCACCCCGTAGGGTGCGCCATGCGCACCGCATTCGAGCGCCTATGGCGGGTGGTGTCGGTGCGCATGGCGATCCGTGGGAAAGGTTCAGTCCTGCAGCCAGGCGCCCTGACTGCGGCCGTGACCGGTCTGCTGGTCGTACTGCCACTCCTGCTCGGCGTAGCGCTGCAGGATGGCGTTGGCGCGCTGGTTGGCCTGCTGCTGCAACTCGGCGCAACTGGGGTATTCCGGCGTTGCCAGCAGGGCCGCATCGATTTCGGCGGCAGCGGCCTGGCCGATGCGATAGTGGCCCAGCTCGTGCTCGCGCAAGGCACTGAGGTATTGCTCGAAACGCTGACGCTGCTGTGCATCACCGCCGCCAAGGCGGGGCAGGGTGATGCTGGCGTTCAACAGGGTGCGGGTGAGATCGATCTGGCAGCGGCCATCGCGTTGTTCGCGCCACCAGAAATTCCACTGCACCTTCCAGCGCGTGTAGGCGTGGAATACCTGGCCGTTCTCGTGAATCGGCGAGGCCTGGTCGAGGGCGCGGCTGAGGGATTGGCCGGAGGCCACCTGCAGGTCGTAGTACTGCTTCTGCAGGTGTTCCTGCACATCGGCCTGCACCGGTAGGGCCAGCCACAGCAACAACGGTAGGAGCGCAATAGTCGTCCGTTTCATGGTGCCCTCAGACGTTCGCGGCCCCGGCTGATATCGCCCAGCAATCGCTCCAGGGCTGCATGCTCGGCTGGTGCGACGGCTAGTTGCAGCCGTGCGCCCGTGGCGTCGTAGTCCTCGCGTTCGATCAGGCTGTCGAACTCGTTCAGGCGCGCCTTGAATACTGGCAGTTCAGCGAACTGCAGGTGGCAGCTGAAGGCCTGGCGCAGCACCAGTTCACGCCGCTCACCGGCCTGCAGGCATTTGGCTGCGCTGCCGCCGTAGGCGCGGGCCAGGCCGCCGGTGCCGAGCTGGATGCCGCCGTACCAGCGGATTACCAGCACCACCACCTGGTCGCAATCCTGCCCTTCGATGGCGGCGAGGATCGGCCGTCCGGCCGTGCCGCCCGGCTCGCCATCGTCGTTGAAGCGGTACTGGTTGCCGACTTTCCACGCCCAGCAGTTGTGCGAGGCAGCCAGGTCGCTGTGGTCGTCGATGAAGGCTTGCGCCTCGGCCGCGCTGGCAATCGGTGCGGCGAGGGCGATGAAACGGCTCTTGCGAATCTCCTCGCGGTATTCGCAGGGGCCGAGCAGGGTGAACGCCATCAGGCTTTGACGGCGGGCTTCAGGCCGCAGCCCTTGAGGATGATCTGCACCAGTTGATCGGAGGCTTGCTCGAAGTCCTGCTTGGTCAGGCGCGAGCACTGCTTGACACGGCAGATCTGCGAAGCGAAGTCGGCGTAATGCTGGGTGCTGCTCCACAGCAGGAAGATCAGGTGTATCGGGTCGACCGGATCCATCCTGCCGGCGGCGATCCAGCCTTCGAACACGGCGGCGCGGCCACGGAACCAGTCCAGGTAGTTCTGGTTGAAGTACTGCGACAGGCAGTCGCCACCGCTGATCACTTCCATGGCGAAGATGCGCGAAGCTTTCGGCTGGCGGCGAGAGAACTCCATCTTGGCGCGAATGTAGCGCTCCAGTGCCTCGGCCGGGTCATCATCGACGGTCAGGTTGTTGAAGGTGCTGTCCCAGAGTTCGAGGATGTTGCTCAGTACCGCCA
It encodes:
- a CDS encoding IMPACT family protein, with the translated sequence MAFTLLGPCEYREEIRKSRFIALAAPIASAAEAQAFIDDHSDLAASHNCWAWKVGNQYRFNDDGEPGGTAGRPILAAIEGQDCDQVVVLVIRWYGGIQLGTGGLARAYGGSAAKCLQAGERRELVLRQAFSCHLQFAELPVFKARLNEFDSLIEREDYDATGARLQLAVAPAEHAALERLLGDISRGRERLRAP
- a CDS encoding TetR/AcrR family transcriptional regulator, translating into MTFEVPAHSANGKPAGRIRQKNEEAIIKAAEEEFARHGFKGTSMNTIAQNVGLPKANLHYYFSNKLGLYLAVLSNILELWDSTFNNLTVDDDPAEALERYIRAKMEFSRRQPKASRIFAMEVISGGDCLSQYFNQNYLDWFRGRAAVFEGWIAAGRMDPVDPIHLIFLLWSSTQHYADFASQICRVKQCSRLTKQDFEQASDQLVQIILKGCGLKPAVKA
- a CDS encoding ABC transporter ATP-binding protein, which translates into the protein MSASPDAPRLQLTAISKQYPGCLANDRIDLAIAPGEIRALLGENGAGKSTLMKVIYGVTQPSSGEIRWQGERLTMRDPAMARNLGIGMVFQHFSLFETLSVAENIALAMGADAGTPKQLEPKIREVSQRYGMALEPTRLVHSLSIGERQRVEIVRCLMQDIKLLILDEPTSVLTPQEADELFVTLRRLAAEGCSILFISHKLGEVRALCQSATVLRGGRVSGHCVPAECSDLELARLMVGDAEGLESSYPKVSGGLPRLRVDDLSWHNPDPFGCSLERIRLEVRSGEIVGIAGVAGNGQDELLALLSGETRLPRGERERVSLDSAPVANLHPNARRQLGLAFVPAERLGHGAVPEMSLVDNALLTAFGQGLVKGGLVQRSKVRALAEQIIQRFAVKTPDADTAARSLSGGNLQKFILGREILQNPKLLVAAHPTWGVDVGAAAAIHRALIALRDAGAAILVISEDLDELFQISDRIGALCSGRLSPLAETAQVSTVEVGRWMAGEFDQPAAAAAC
- a CDS encoding ABC transporter permease; this encodes MLLSLEPRGQESRPMLWLSPLLAAALTLVSGVLLFALLGHDPLETLHTLLIAPVSDGYGVSELLVKALPILLCALGLAVAYQARIWNIGAEGQLLIGALAGSAMALQLIDWESRWALAWVVLAGTCAGAAWAGLTAWLRTQFNANEILTSIMLNYIALNLLLFFVHGPLKDPAGFNFPESAMFGDASRLPLVSEDGRLHGGLYLALLALVAVRVLLHKSFLGFQIKVLGLDKRAAGFVGFREKRLVWFALLVSGALAGLAGVGEVAGPIGQLVPQVSPGYGYAAITVAFLGRLNPLGIVAASLLMALLYLGGENAQMNLNLPQAITQLFQGMMLFYLLACDVLILYRPRLKWKWTKRESLAEATT
- a CDS encoding DUF922 domain-containing protein, which gives rise to MKRTTIALLPLLLWLALPVQADVQEHLQKQYYDLQVASGQSLSRALDQASPIHENGQVFHAYTRWKVQWNFWWREQRDGRCQIDLTRTLLNASITLPRLGGGDAQQRQRFEQYLSALREHELGHYRIGQAAAAEIDAALLATPEYPSCAELQQQANQRANAILQRYAEQEWQYDQQTGHGRSQGAWLQD